The DNA sequence GGTCCCTTAAATAACGTTGTGTTCCTCAGGTCCTTAATATAACCGGGTTCCGAAAGGCACTAAAGAAGTTTGAGAAAGTGACCAAGGTACCGCAATCTAGTGCGGTCTCATGAAGATTCTTCTTGACATTATTTTTGACTCTAGATCCCTGTTCAACAACAATACATGGCGGAAAAAGTAGGCATTGATGTTTCGGCTCCGTGTCGCTTCGATTCTAAGAATTTCATGTTACAGGTTGAAAAAAGCGCATTCGCATCTGACAAAGCTGTTGCACAGATGATGGCTGAGATGGAGGACCTGTATGCAGCGGCGTTTGGTATGCCCTGTGCCCGTGCATGTCCCGAACAATAATTGTGCTAACCTTTTTAATATTCTCCCTTTCAAGCTCGTGGTAACAAGAAAATGGCTACCAAACGTCTTCGCGCGGGTAACAGCAGCAAAAGTCATCACTTCAGCACCTTCCGGTCCGGTGCATATATTGGAATTGCCCTTCCGGCACTCATTGAGGGTTTAGTTAAAGGTGATTATGTTCTTTCTGCCGGCATGGACATTGTATAACACGGATATTTCTAGTCTCTAAACAGAGTACCAGACAAGCTATACCCGCATGGGGTCCACTGCTATTCATCTACGCCATTTTACTCATTCCAATCTTATTTACATTCCTGGTCGGCACAAACCTGCTTGTATGGGCCAACTCCAGAATAAActacatcttcatcttcggtGGGTATCTGTACTTATCTGACGATCGAGGATCTAAACGTTCTTCAGAAATCGATGTTCTGAGTCAACTTGACTATCGACAATATTTTGAGGTGGGCGTCTTATCAAAAGTAAAAGTACCACGCTAAATTCTTCTCATGAAAGCTCCCATCCATATTGTTATCTCTACTTTGCTATGCATTTTGGCTATCCTTTTCTCTAATCGAGCATCCTCATGTTTCACCAATGATATGGCCGCTCATTTGGCTGGGTGTTACATTTATAATTGTATTCGATCCTATCAATCTTCTGCACAGATCATCGAGGTACTGGCTCGTCAGGAACGTAGCTAAGCTCTTCATATCTGGAACGAGGCGTGTTGAGGTAAGTTTCACTTCATTTTTTCGCTACGTGGTAGCGTTGACACCTATTTTGTGTTCATGCAGTTTACCGATTTCTGGATGGGGTACGTTTTGATTGCTTGAAATTAGCTTTACATTGCTTACCATGAATCATATCAGGGATCAACTGTGTAGTCTAATCTTCACGCTCTCGAACATCTATTTCTTTGTCTGCGTCTATGTAAACGACTTCCATCCAGACTGGAGAAAATGCTCTGTCAATTCTTCAACATGGCCTGCTTACTTTGCTCTCGCTGCTTTGCCCTTGCTGATTCGTCTAATTCAATCTGTGAAACGTTATTGGGATTCGAAATTACTTACTCATTTAATTAATGTACGTTTGGCCCCCCCTTTGAATCGAAATTATTCCTTGGAGTCGCTGATACCAGTGCTTTTGCGTCGCTCATAGGGTGGAAAATACGGCAGTGGAATAGTCGCTTATTTTTTCTACTTTTTGTGGAGAACTCATCGTTAGTCTTTTCACTTTTCGCGCCGGCTTATTTTGTTAACCCCGTTCTCTTCCGATAGAAAACGAACGAGGAACAATCTTTGCCCTCTGGTGTTTGACTAATGTTATATATTCATTTTATGCTTCTGCCTGGGTGCGTTTTATCTTCCGCCTACAGACGGTGTTTTCGATGTTTAACAACAGCCTCTTCTTAGGACTTCCTGATGGACTGGTCCGTCCTGCAAATACACAGCACCAACCCTCTTCTGCGACCGGAGTTGATATACAATAACCATATACCAGTAAGTCGAAGACCAATTGTATGACTTGTGAAACACTCAAGGAAATCTATCCAGATGTATTACTTTGCTATTGTGAGCTGATCGTCTTCGCAAAGCCTGCATACATCTTGAACCATTGGCCCCGCAGGTATCGAATGTCTTGATTAGATTCATCTGGTTGATATACATCCCTAAAAGCGGACCAAACATGATGGTCCGCACATTCATCGCCGGATTTCTGGAGATGTTGAGGAGGTTGCAATGGAATTTCTGTGAGTACGGACACGATGATGTAGCGAATGGCTGATGAACGATTCTTATGACAGATCGATTGGAAAATGAACATCTTGGTAATATGGATCAGTACCGCGTCACTCGAGAGGTTCCATTGCCTTATGCGTTCAACAACCGGAGTAGGGACGATGAtggcgatgacgatgaagagggtTTGAAGATCAGGCGCCGATAAGGATATAGAAGGAGGGGCGGTATTGTAATAGTGTAGCATTGTACTTGATACGAATCTGTATCTTTTGGTATCTTTGTAGTAATAAGTTACAATATCTGTAGCTCTCCACGAATCAAGGGTTTTTCAAGGAAAGACGCATTGACAAGGcatcctctccatctccatctagAATGTTAAGAAATGAGTGTCAAGAAACCAAGAGGCTTGAAGCCACGCACAATATTTCTTCTCCACTTTGGCAACCTCAAACCCTAGTGTATCCTTATACAATGCTATAGCGGCCTTGTTCGACTTTCGTACGTGGAGAGACACGTATGAGGCCTTGTAAATGGACGACATCGCTTCCTCTGTAAAAACGTGAGTCTAATCGCGAAATGCACAGTTCTCGTGGAATTGCACGCACGGGAGAGCAACATAAGTTTCTTGGCTAGTCCTAGTCGTCTGTATGACCGGAGGACGGATATCGAGTTGACGTGACCGTGAATTTCCTCCGTGGTGCCTTCTTCACTTGGGTCCTCACTAAACTCACAGGTCAAGCAGGATTCCGCGTGCGAGTGTGAATGTACGTACATTTTAGCCAACACATATCCAACGATACGTCCTTTGTGATCCTCAGCGACAAATGATATCTGAGGCCAGGTCATGGAATGGTACATCCCTACGAAAAGTTATCAGAACCATGTTCACATTCAAAAACGATGCAAATGGGACATACAAAATTTCATCATGTAGTTCTCCGGAAGATTCTGCAAGTTGCATGCTTGCATCCCCATCAAGTCCTCAACCTGGAAGATTTATGTTATGAGAGAAGTTCCTTGCTGCACACGAGATGTTGTGTATGAATTAGGTTTCGCTGACCTGGCATCAGTCATTGACATGGCGCAGAGGAATCGCAAGGAGTTGGGCTTACCTTGGCTACTCTGATGTTCATATTGAAAGCAGTAAGGTAGTCGTTATATCCTTGATGTTCTCCAAAGAATCAAATCTTCGTAATAACCTGGTTGAGGTTGAAAATCGATGGGCTTAACGATGAAATGCGCGACGTTCAGTTCATAAGCTAGGCTTGTCGCCGCTGTAGCCTGTCGCCGATCATTCCTTTCCATGCAATGGTCTCGGGCCGAACAGTCCCAATGATGACTAAGCGAATATCTTTTGCAGGAGTCGCTTCAACCTTTTCAATCTCACCCAAACTCAGCATCCTCCTTCAGGCCTTGTTGGCTTCTTTTAAACTATAAACTATTTGAAACCACTTTTAAGACAGCGAAACTCTACATGTCTTCAGCATTTGGCCAAAGTACAGGTCAGAGTTTGCATGACACTGCCTAGT is a window from the Psilocybe cubensis strain MGC-MH-2018 chromosome 8, whole genome shotgun sequence genome containing:
- a CDS encoding N-terminal acetyltransferase A complex catalytic subunit ard1, producing the protein MNIRVAKVEDLMGMQACNLQNLPENYMMKFWMYHSMTWPQISFVAEDHKGRIVGYVLAKIEDPSEEGTTEEIHGHVNSISVLRSYRRLGLAKKLMLLSQEAMSSIYKASYVSLHVRKSNKAAIALYKDTLGFEVAKVEKKYYGDGEDALSMRLSLKNP
- a CDS encoding Xenotropic and polytropic retrovirus receptor 1-like protein (Xenotropic and polytropic retrovirus receptor 1 homolog), which codes for MKFAHDYRGLKKRITVIRKSQQGLNFHVIPSDESPDEFPSPPAAPRASDVGSEDYAPSIYSHDGPLEETHTKDPKSTGNMDLSSVDLTEVGRYAETSMAPASASAFSSGNRVKSTSAKGRASVNISSLKGTGVRGGKSVSSRFNGITPRPLDPLSVLPLHELLNHLSPQEVSFFILLDAQLDKVESFYLAREKEMLTRGRMLKIQLVELQEHRKLFHEAQSQTSWATNFLSAAKSVVNLGRLPAKVAPPQSDLCRIRSRKIKSIFRFKGRPSQAPKSFEASAETIQTDAIPKSEAISKTGSDQASSSGVTKAKTRFLKAYTKRKERETAEQNDSSCSDSQRAEDPEDLPGSTRGNTVSKCEGSDAGDNDEQESPGPRQIPLSADPDSYLYAKRKLKRAVLEHYRGLEVLNITGFRKALKKFEKVTKIPVQQQYMAEKVGIDVSAPCRFDSKNFMLQVEKSAFASDKAVAQMMAEMEDLYAAAFARGNKKMATKRLRAGNSSKSHHFSTFRSGAYIGIALPALIEGLVKVSKQSTRQAIPAWGPLLFIYAILLIPILFTFLVGTNLLVWANSRINYIFIFEIDVLSQLDYRQYFELPSILLSLLCYAFWLSFSLIEHPHVSPMIWPLIWLGVTFIIVFDPINLLHRSSRYWLVRNVAKLFISGTRRVEFTDFWMGDQLCSLIFTLSNIYFFVCVYVNDFHPDWRKCSVNSSTWPAYFALAALPLLIRLIQSVKRYWDSKLLTHLINGGKYGSGIVAYFFYFLWRTHQNERGTIFALWCLTNVIYSFYASAWDFLMDWSVLQIHSTNPLLRPELIYNNHIPMYYFAIVSNVLIRFIWLIYIPKSGPNMMVRTFIAGFLEMLRRLQWNFYRLENEHLGNMDQYRVTREVPLPYAFNNRSRDDDGDDDEEGLKIRRR